The genome window AGAGTGGACCCTTAGTAAAGGTAAGAGGGTGTAAGGTTAAATTAGAATTACCTTACTAAAGTTATGAGCACCAGGCTTTGATGATTTTTCTAAGGCAATAATAAAAAATTGGAAATATTAATACGCTCTATTTTGCATGAAAGTAGCGCCGACAATAATCAGAAGAATGAATAGAACAACAATTAGAGCAAATGCTGAACCAGATCCACTACCATAGTACTCAGACATAATGATTTCCCTCCTCTCTATAATTTATAATATGCACAGTTGTCAAAAGGAGTTGCGATATTTATCTTAGGAGTGCCTTTTATTTGCCCTTGCTACGGCAGGTGTTTTTTGTGAAAGGGAAAATAAAAAGGACTGGGGTATTATTCCCAATCCTAATTAATAAAATATAAACTTTGCCCCCAGCAACGTTATTTTAGATAAAACCGTATTCATTCAATGTTGAAAATAGCCAGTACTGCACTATAAAAATAGAGAAGCCAGACTAAACAATGTCTGATTCCATGCGCACATA of Lysinibacillus agricola contains these proteins:
- a CDS encoding YjcZ family sporulation protein, which produces MSEYYGSGSGSAFALIVVLFILLIIVGATFMQNRAY